The Bubalus bubalis isolate 160015118507 breed Murrah chromosome 1, NDDB_SH_1, whole genome shotgun sequence genome includes a region encoding these proteins:
- the PCBP3 gene encoding poly(rC)-binding protein 3 isoform X10, whose translation MESKVSEGGLNVTLTIRLLMHGKEVGSIIGKKGETVKKMREESGARINISEGNCPERIVTITGPTDAIFKAFAMIAYKFEEDIINSMSNSPATSKPPVTLRLVVPASQCGSLIGKGGSKIKEIRESTGAQVQVAGDMLPNSTERAVTISGTPDAIIQCVKQICVVMLESPPKGATIPYRPKPASTPVIFAGGQVRADPLAASTANLSLLLQPPPLPAYTIQGQYAIPHPDQLTKLHQLAMQQTPFPPLGQTNPAFPGEKLPLHSSEEAQNLMGQSSGLDASPPASTHELTIPNDLIGCIIGRQGTKINEIRQMSGAQIKIANATEGSSERQITITGTPANISLAQYLINARLTSEVTGMGAL comes from the exons ATGGAGTCCAAGGTCTCGGAAGGCGGCCTGAACGTGACGCTGACCATCCGCCTGCTGATGCACGGAAAG GAAGTTGGCAGCATTATCGGAAAG AAAGGAGAGACTGTGAAGAAGATGCGTGAGGAG AGCGGGGCGAGAATCAACATCTCAGAGGGAAACTGCCCAGAGAGAATCGTGACCATCACGGGCCCCACGGACGCCATCTTCAAGGCCTTTGCCATGATCGCCTACAAGTTTGAAGAG gacatCATCAACTCCATGAGCAACAGTCCGGCCACCAGCAAGCCTCCGGTGACGCTGAGGCTGGTGGTCCCCGCTAGCCAGTGCGGGTCCCTGATTGGCAAAGGCGGCTCCAAGATCAAAGAGATCAGGGAG TCCACAGGTGCCCAGGTCCAGGTGGCCGGGGACATGCTGCCCAACTCCACAGAGCGGGCAGTGACCATCTCGGGGACCCCGGACGCCATCATCCAGTGTGTCAAGCAGATCTGTGTGGTCATGCTGGAG TCCCCACCGAAAGGTGCCACCATTCCCTACCGCCCAAAGCCCGCCTCCACCCCTGTCATTTTTGCAGGTGGTCAGGTAAGAGCCGACCCGCTCGCGGCCTCCACTGCCAACCTCAGCCTTTTACTGCAGCCCCCGCCGCTGCCC gcctACACGATCCAGGGACAGTACGCCATCCCCCACCCAGAT CAGTTGACCAAGCTCCACCAGCTGGCCATGCAGCAAACCCCCTTTCCTCCCCTCGGACAGACCAACCCCGCTTTCCCCG GAGAAAAGCTGCCTTTACACTCCTCCGAAGAAGCTCAAAATCTGATGGGCCAGTCGTCAG GTCTGGACGCCAGCCCCCCGGCCAGCACTCACGAGCTCACCATTCCCAATGAT CTAATAGGCTGCATAATTGGACGCCAAGGGACCAAAATCAATGAAATTCGACAGATGTCTGGAGCGCAGATCAAAATCGCCAATGCCACGGAGGGGTCATCAGAGCGCCAGATCACCATCACGGGGACCCCAGCCAACATCAGCCTTGCCCAGTACCTCATCAACGCCAG GCTGACGTCCGAGGTCACCGGAATGGGCGCGCTCTAA